One Glycine soja cultivar W05 chromosome 2, ASM419377v2, whole genome shotgun sequence genomic region harbors:
- the LOC114401784 gene encoding two-pore potassium channel 3-like → MQESLLRSCSRKADSPNRSSPGELSIHDLALALAPSLFQSSSHHVTNEAKTSMHLIANLAFKKGKFIHRSRSAPSLLFTDMGLDFQEPSEPHKSSTSIVRLSFLGVFLYVAIGVTVYMTSGSFRGTTTFRPVDAVYFTMVTLCTIGYGDIVPDSTFTKIFTCGFILVGFGFLGFLLNGLVAYICDTQEAFLLSMMDENRYKKILRTYMVDEEKGRMRIRTKVCLALAVVIGCIAIGTVTVHLVEDLNWDDSIYLSITSVTTVGYGDFSLRTVTGRCFAIIWLLVSTLAVARAFIYLTEYSIHKRNRKMAQWVLQKKITLSDLAAADLDNDGSISKSDFVIYKLKQMGKITEIDILQISKQFDSLEHGMYGKITLADLMDTV, encoded by the exons ATGCAGGAGTCCCTCCTGAGATCTTGCTCTAGGAAAGCAGACTCACCAAACAGATCATCACCTGGGGAACTATCTATCCATGATCTTGCTCTTGCCCTTGCCCCATCCCTGTTCCAATCTAGTTCTCATCATGTCACCAATGAAGCCAAGACTTCTATGCACCTCATAGCCAACTTGGCCTTCAAGAAAGGAAAGTTTATCCATCGCTCTCGCTCTGCACCATCTTTATTATTCACTGACATGGGATTAGATTTTCAAGAACCATCTGAACCACACAAGTCATCAACTTCAATAGTGAGGCTATCTTTTCTTGGTGTTTTCTTGTATGTGGCAATTGGGGTGACAGTGTACATGACTAGTGGGAGTTTCAGGGGCACTACCACTTTCAGGCCTGTAGATGCTGTGTACTTTACAATGGTAACTCTCTGCACTATTGGATATGGAGATATTGTTCCTGACTCCACGTTTACCAAGATCTTTACATGTGGTTTCATTTTGGTGGGTTTTGGATTTCTTGGTTTTCTGCTCAATGGATTGGTTGCATACATTTGTGATACACAAGAGGCATTCTTGTTGAGCATGATGGATGAGAATAGATATAAGAAAATTCTCAGGACTTATATGGTTGATGAAGAGAAAGGAAGAATGAGAATAAGAACCAAAGTTTGTCTGGCTTTGGCTGTTGTGATTGGCTGCATTGCTATAGGAACAGTCACAGTGCACTTAGTTGAGGACCTGAATTGGGATGACAGTATTTATCTCTCCATTACTTCGGTTACAACGGTTGGTTATGGGGATTTTTCTCTCAGAACAGTAACCGGAAGATGCTTTGCAATTATATGGCTTTTGGTAAGCACACTGGCAGTTGCCAGGGCCTTTATATACCTTACTGAATATAGTATTCACAAGAGAAATCGTAAGATGGCACAATGGGTTCTTCAGAAGAAGATAACCTTATCAGATTTAGCAGCTGCAGACCTTGATAATGATGGATCAATCAG CAAGTCTGACTTTGTCATATACAAGCTTAAGCAAATGGGGAAGATTACTGAGATAGACATTCTGCAAATAAGCAAACAATTTGATTCCTTGGAACATGGCATGTATGGCAAGATTACTCTTGCTGACCTCATGGATACTGTCTAA
- the LOC114401805 gene encoding WRKY transcription factor 71-like, translated as MANEKDRFYDPFHYNNHHDQQLNHSSSSFPLFFRDNNNNSAPISSQNFQGFDDHNNNSSSDHHHTTFTDCLHGSMDYNTLSRVFDMSCSSSEVISSIDENPKKPSAGGDSVGVRGNQSTPNSSVSSSSNEAEAIIEEDSTKSQKDKQPKACEADGDEKPKKENKPKKKEKKPREPRFAFLTKSEIDHLEDGYRWRKYGQKAVKNSPYPRSYYRCTSQKCGVKKRVERSFQDPTIVITTYEGQHNHHCPATLRGSAASMLSSPSFFGSSYMASSLPQDFLAQLVPSYSQINDHQSPMFHQNLSHNLHPQPQQQHQFQLSHDHGLLQDLLPSFPGKHEP; from the exons ATGGCGAATGAGAAGGACCGTTTTTATGATCCCTTTCATTACAACAACCACCATGATCAGCAACTCAACCACTCATCATCAAGCTTTCCATTATTCTTTagggacaacaacaacaattctgCACCAATTAGCTCACAAAACTTTCAAGGGTTTGATGATCATAATAATAACTCTTCTTCTGATCATCATCACACCACTTTCACTGACTGCTTACATGGTTCCATGGATTACAACACCCTCTCTAGAGTCTTTGACATGTCTTGTTCATCTTCTGAAGTGATCTCCTCCATTGATGAAAACCCCAAGAAGCCTAGTGCAGGAGGAGACTCTGTGGGGGTCAGGGGGAACCAATCAACACCTAATTCATCTGTCTCTTCGTCATCCAATGAAGCTGAAGCAATTATAGAAGAAGACTCAACCAAGAGCCAGAAAGATAAGCAGCCAAAAGCGTGTGAAGCTGATGGAGATGAAAAGCCTAAGAAAGA GAACAAacccaaaaagaaagagaaaaagccAAGGGAGCCTCGTTTTGCCTTCTTGACTAAAAGTGAGATCGATCATCTTGAAGATGGATACAGATGGAGAAAATATGGACAGAAAGCGGTCAAAAATAGTCCATACCCaag GAGCTATTATAGATGCACGAGTCAGAAGTGCGGTGTAAAGAAAAGGGTGGAGAGGTCATTCCAGGACCCAACAATTGTGATCACAACATACGAAGGGCAACACAACCATCACTGTCCAGCAACTCTGAGGGGCAGTGCTGCAAGCATGTTGTCATCACCTTCCTTTTTTGGTTCCTCTTATATGGCGTCAAGCTTACCCCAAGATTTTCTTGCTCAGTTGGTTCCAAGTTATAGCCAAATTAATGATCACCAAAGTCCAATGTTTCACCAAAACCTTTCCCATAATCTCCATCCACAGCCTCAACAGCAGCACCAGTTCCAACTCTCTCATGACCATGGTTTGTTGCAAGACCTACTACCATCATTCCCTGGCAAACACGAGCCATGA
- the LOC114401790 gene encoding uncharacterized protein LOC114401790, protein MILNCVRVTAMPMMAVPRWRSTCCCASSSSSVSTINTDQLRSQLDQLHAEADATRTKATNARLRLLRLSEAAEKLKKQAAISIQKGQENYAREMLFQRKKVLQALDKSKRRIELLDELSTKLSEAISLKESQLIGNVTVNIEDSTEDASSPVRIISPKEEVQNDVTKDDSDPDTMEFSDIQDVQLSIESEGSPLDDKETQNLLESLSISTSNEDNIARNLSEISSYEDFMEHIDKKLSEIEAELVTVLNVSTLVLDNEERPKNSRLQQTIELLESIHGIRQRIRSTKEAKLRI, encoded by the exons ATGATATTGAACTGTGTCAGAGTGACAGCTATGCCTATGATGGCTGTTCCTAGGTGGAGATCCACCTGCTGCTgcgcttcttcttcgtcttcagTTTCAACCATCAACACAGACCAACTTCGTTCTCAACTTGATCAACTTCATGCAGAAGCTGATGCCACCAGAACCAAGG CAACTAATGCTAGATTGAGGCTTCTGCGACTGTCAGAGGCTGCAGAGAAGCTTAAAAAACAAGCAGCTATAAGCATTCAAAAGGGGCAGGAAAATTATGCAAGGGAAATGCTTTTTCAGAGGAAGAAAGTGTTGCAGGCTTTAGACAAGTCTAAAAGACGCATTGAATTGCTCGATGAGCTTTCCACCAAGCTAAGTGAG GCAATATCTTTGAAAGAAAGTCAGCTAATTGGAAATGTTACTGTGAACATTGAAGACTCAACAGAAGATGCTTCAAGTCCAGTTCGAATTATTTCTCCAAAGGAGGAAGTTCAAAATGATGTCACTAAGGATGACTCAGATCCTGATACGATGGAATTTAGTGATATTCAGGATGTGCAACTTTCTATCGAAAGTGAAGGAAGTCCACTGGATGATAAGGAGACTCAGAATCTTCTGGAATCCCTTAGTATCAGCACTTCAAATGAAGACAATATAGCCAGAAACTTGTCAGAAATATCCTCTTATGAGGATTTCATGGAACATATAGATAAAAAACTCAGTGAAATTGAAGCCGAACTAGTTACTGTTTTGAATGTCTCAACCTTGGTACTGGATAATGAAGAGAGACCAAAGAATTCTAGGTTGCAACAAACAATTGAACTCCTTGAGAGCATCCATGGCATTAGACAGAG AATTAGAAGTACCAAGGAGGCAAAATTGAGGATctaa